From the Deinococcus sonorensis KR-87 genome, the window CGGCCTTCTACGGGCTGCGGCGCAACCGCTGGCGGGTGCCGATCGCGGTGGCGGCGGCGGTGGTGCTGGGCGCGCTGACCTGGCGGCTGGGGATTCCAGTGCAGGTGAACGGAAATCTGGCGGCCAGCAAGCTGAACACCAGCTTCCTGCTGGCCCTGCTGGCGCTGATCGGCTTCAGCGTGCTGATGTGGCGCACCGCGACCGGCTTCGCGCTGCGGGCGGTGGGGCTGGCACCCAAAGCGGCCGAGTACGGCGGCATCAGCGTGGCGCGCAACACCATCCTGGCCATGACGCTGGCCGGCGCCTTCGCCGGGCTGGCCGGCACCCACTACGTGATGGGCGGGGCGCTCGACGAGTACCGCCTGAAGCAGAACATTCCGGTGAACGTGGGTTTCGATGGCATCACGGTGGCGCTGATGGGCCAGAGCACTCCGGTGGGCGTGCTGGTGTCCAGCGTGCTGTTCGGCACGCTCGACACGGGCGGCCTGTACGTGGACCAGAAGCTCGACGGCGTGAACAAGGACATCGTGAACGTGCTGAAGGCGCTGATCGTGCTGTTCATCGCGGCCGGCGGCTTCCTGAGCCGGCGCGTCACCGATCCGCCGCCGCCCGCGCTGGTGCAGGCGGTGGACGCCGGACTCAACATCGACAAGGCGGCCGTGGCGGTCGAGACGACCACACCGGCCAAGGCGGGCCTGCCCAGCCTGGGCCAGAGCAGCGTGGACCTGGGCCGCGCCGCCACCGACCACACGCCCGGCCCGGAAGATCCGGACGAGCCGCGCGTCGACGCGTCGAAGCGGGGAGGACGCTAGATGGACTTTTTCGCTCAACTGCTGACCACGGCCTTTCTGGCCACCTTCATCCGCAGCACGGTGCCCTTGCTGCTCACCGCGCTGGGTGGGCTCTACAGCGAGCGCAGCGGCGTGGTCAACATCGCGCTGGAGGGCCTGATCATCTTCGGCGCGCTGAGCGGCGCGGTGGTCACGCAGCAGCTGGACCCCTACCTGGGCGCGGCATCCCCCTGGGTCGGCTGGCTGGCCGGCGCGGTGGTGGCCGGCTTCATCGCCTGGATCCACGCGCTGCTCAGCATCAAGTACCGCGCCGACCAGATCATCAGCGGCACGGCCATCAACCTGCTGGCCACCGGCGTGCCCCCGGTGGTGCTGACCGCGCTCTACAACAACAGCACCGACAGCCCCGCCGTGGAACACAGCCTGCCGATCTGGGGCGCCGGCGACTTCCGCTTCAGCCCGCCCGCTTACCTGGCGTTTCTGGCGGTGGCCATCAGCTGGTACGTGCTGTACCGCACCCCCTACGGCCTGCGGCTGCGCGCCACGGGTGAGCACCCGGGCGCGGCGGCCAGCATGGGCGTCAACGTGCGGCGCATCCGCTACAGCGCCGTGATCCTGTCGGGCGTGCTGGCCGGCTCGGCCGGGGTGTTCCTGAGCATCGGCAACCTGACCTCCTACGTGCGCAACATCTCGGCCGGGCTGGGCTTCATCGCGCTGGCCGCCCTGATCTTCGGACAGTGGCGGCCACTGGGCGTGCTGGGCGCCACGCTGCTGTTCGGGTTGCTGCAGGCGCTCAGCATCCAGCTGGACGGCAGCAACCTGCTGCCGAGCAGCCTGGTGCAGGCGCTGCCCTACCTGATCACCATCCTGGCACTGATCTTCACCGGGCGCGGCGCCGCGCCCCGCGCGGTGGGTAAACCGTACGACGGCTGAGCCGCTTCCGGGCGGCTCATGAGTCCGCTCTAGACTTGCCGCACCCCAGAAGGAGTGTCTGTGCCGATGAGCTTTGGCAATGAACTGAAAACCGCGCGCGAGGCTCAGGGTCTGAGCCTGCAGGACGTCGCGCAGCGCACCCGCATCCGCACCGACTACCTGCGCGCGCTGGAAGCGCAGGACCTCCCGGTGCTGCCGGAACGCACCCTGACCCGCTCGTACCTGCAGCAGTATGCCCGCGCGCTGGGCCTGGACCCCGCTCCCCTGGCTCAGGAATACGACCGGCTGGTTCCGCAGTCGCGGGAGCTGACGCAGGCGACGCTGGGACCGGCGTCGCAGGCCACCCGCGCCCGGACCGGCCGGGTATCGGTGCCGCCCCGCCGCCCTCCGCGCCCCGGATTGCCGGTGGGGCTGCTGGGCAGCGTGGTGGCCGTCGCGCTGGTGCTGGGCGTGGCCGGGTACTTCGGCTACACCGCCTATCAGGCGCAGCACGGTGCCACGGCCAACGCGCCCACCACCGAGGTGGCGCTGCCCAGCACCCGGCAGGTGAACCTGACCGTCAGCAGCACACCCACCGGCGCGCGGGTGTACGTGGACAACCGCTACCTGGGCCTGACGCCCATCCAGGGCTGGCCGCTGGACGCCCGCGACCGCGCAGAGCTGCGGGTGGAGTACGGAGGCCGCCAGACCTACAAGGAGACCCTGAAACTCCAGAGCGACCGCACCCTCAGCGTGAAGCTGGCCCCGGCCGGTCAGGTGTCCAGCGCCAGCACGCCCACACCGTCCACCCCCCGGGTGAGCGCCACGGCGGCCCGCACTCCCGCCCGCACCCCCAGCACCCCGGTCGCCGCCACCCCCAGCGCCCCCGCCCCGCCGGCGGCCGGTCGCGTGCGGCTCAGCTTCCGGGGCGCCTCCTGGACCCTGGTCACGGACCGCTCCGGCCGGGTGCTGTACCGGGGCACGCCGTCTCCGGGCACCAGCCGCGAGTTTCCCAGCGGCGTCACCATCCGCACCGGCAACGCGGGCCAGGTGACGGTGCTGGTGAGCGGGCGGGCGGCCCAGCCGTTCGGGGGCGCCGGTCAGGTCGTCACCCGGCGCTTCTGAGGGCGGCGGTTCCGGCCCACCCGCGTGCCCCTCACAGCCGCCGCACGGGGCGCTGGGGGGCCGTGTTACCTTGAAGCCCGGAGGTTCTTTTGTCTCAGCCCCAGGATGTTCGTGTGTCGCCGTCGCGCCGGGATACGGCTTTTCAGTACGTGTGGCGCAGCCCATGGGTGCGGACGCTGGTGTTCCTGCTGGCCATCTATCTGGTCTACCGGCTGGTGGGTCAGGTCACGCACGTCATCGTGCTGGGGCTGATCGCCTACGTGATCGCGTATCTGGCCCATCCGCTGCTGCGGCTGCTGGAACAGCGGCGCATTCAGCGCGGCGTGGGCGTAGCGTTGGTGGTGCTGCTGATTCTGGGCCTTGTGGCGCTGGCGTCCACCCTGCTGGTCACGGTGGTCAGCCAGTTCTATACCCTGATTCAGCAGCTGCCGGAGCTGACCACGAAATTCCTGGGCTGGTTCCAGAATCTGGCCGAGCGCTTCACCTTCCTGAGCCCCACCTCTGAACAGCTGCAGAAGCTGACCCAGAACGGCGCCACCACCATCCAGAAGTACCTGTTGCCGTATATCGGGCGCTACCAGGGCCAGCTGGTGGGCGGCGTATTCAGCGTGGCGAGTTTCGTGGCGGAGATGTTTGCGGTGCTGATCCTGAGCATCTACATGATGCTGGACTACGAGAAGATCGGGCTGACGCTGCTGCGCATCTTCCCGCGCACCTGGCAGCCGTTCGTGCTGGACCTGTCGGCCAACGTGGGCACGGCGGTGGGCGGTTACCTCAAAGGGCAGCTGCTGATCGCGGCGTTCGTGGGGATCTTCGTGTGGATCGGGCTGACCATCGGCGGCATTCCCAGTGCCGCCGCCATCGGGTTCCTGGCGGGCCTCTTCAACATCGTGCCGTACCTGGGCGTGGTGATCGCCATCACGCCGGCGCTGCTGCTGGCGGTGCCGGCCGGCGGACTGATCAAGATCGCCATTGTGGTGGTGGTGTTCGTGCTGGCCAACCAGATCGAGGGGCATTTCCTGTCGCCGATCGTGCTGGGCCGCACCACCAACCTGCACCCGGTCACGGTGGTGCTGGCGATCCTGACCGGCCTGACCATGATGGGCATCACCGGCGCGCTGCTGGCCGTGCCGCTGGCCGCGCTGGGCAAACTGCTGCTGCAGGAGTACTACTATCCCAGCCGGGTGTACCGCGACGGCCCCTAGCGGGCAGAAGAACCGCCTGAGGGCCGGGAATCCCGGCCCTTTTTTCAGCCCTCCGCTTCCAACAGCTCCACCTGCCGGCCATCCGGGTCCAGCACAAACGCCATCGGTTTGCCGGTGGGGCTGAGGCCCAGTTCCCGGCTGAAGGGAACGCCGTCCTGGCGCAGCCGCTCGGCCAGCGCCGTCAGGTCCGGCACCACCACGGCCACGTGTTCCATCCAGCTGTGCGGCGCCCCCACCGGGCTGGCCGGGGCCGGATGGTTGGGGTGGTCCAGGATGATCGGCGGCTCCTGTGCGGCCTGAACCTCGAAGAACTGCAGCCGACCGCCGCCCTCGAAGCTCAGCACCAGCCGCCGCCAGCCCTCGGACGTGACCAGGTCCTTGGTGACGCTGGCGCCCAGCGCCGCGTAGAAGCGAGCGATCCGGCCGGCGTCCGGCGTGACGAACGAGACGTGTTTGAGCATGCAGGCAGGGTAGCAGCCGGCTTGCCGCTCCAGGCCTGATTTGTCCCGGCCCGGCTGTGCCATGATCCGGGTATGGAATACCGCAAGTTGCAGGGCACCGACCTGACCGTCTCGGCGGTGGGCTTCGGTGTGTGGACGGTGGGGACCACCTGGTGGGGCGTCAAGGACGAGCAGCTGGGCAAGCGCCTGCTGCGCCAGGCGTTCGAGCGCGGCGTGACGCTGTTCGACAACGCCGACACCTACGCCTCCGGCCGGGCGGAGGAACTGCAGCGTGAGGCGCTGCACGACGTGCGCGACCAGATCGTGGTGGCCACCAAGTTCGGCTACGACATCGTGAACCACCCGGAGCGCCCCGGTCAGCAGGAGCGCCCGCACGACTGGTCGCCGCAGTACATGCGCCGCGCCCTGGAGGCCTCGCTCCGGCGGCTGGGCACCGACCGCATCGACTACTATCAGCTGCACAACCCGCGCTTGGACGCCATCGAGCAGGGCTCGGCGCTGGCCGACGACCTGTTTGCCGAGCTGGAACAGGCCAAGGCGGAGGGCCTGATCCGCGCCTACGGCACCGCGCTGGGGCCAGCCCTCAATGAGCGCCAGATCGAGGAGGGCGTCGCCAGCCTGCGGCGCGGCGCCCCCACCCAGATCATCTACAACCTGCTGGAGCAGGTGCTGGGCGAGCCGGTGCTGGCCGAGGCCGAGCGGCTGCAGGTGGGGGTGCTGGCCCGCGTGCCGCACGCGTCCGGGCTGCTGGAAGGCTACATGACGGCCGACACCACCTTTGAGCCGGGCGACCACCGCAACTGGCGCCTCACCACCAACGAGCGTCGCAAGGCCTGGATGGAGGACGGCCTCAAGAAGGTCGAGCAGCTGCAGCCGTTTCTGGAAGGGCGCAGCATCGGTCAGCTCGCGTTGCAGTTCGCGCTGCACAGCCCGCTGATGGCCTCGCTGATCCCCAACATCTACGACGAGCAGGGACTGATCAGCTACACCTCGCTGGACGATGCCCGCCCGCTCTCGGACGACGAGTACGGACAGATTCAGGCGCTGTACGCCCAGAACTTCGGCCTGAACACCAGCCTGATCGGTGAGGTGGTGCGGTGACGGACGACCAGAGACCTTCCCAGGCGCCCGAGACGCCGCCCACCCCCGCGCGCCCGGCCGGACGGCCCAAGATGATGGTGGACCAGGACCCCAGCGGGCAGGTGACCGGCCGTGAGGCCGACCGCGCCCAGCGCCAGTTCCTGCAGTACGCCTTCTACAAGCTGGACCCCAGTTTCCGCCGCCTGTCCACGCCGGACCGCGAGGAGCTGAAGGCCGAATTCCTGCAGGCGGCCGAGGGCTGGGAGCAGGACGCGCCCGCGCAGGCGGGGTTGATCCAGCGCAGCTATTCGCTGGTGGGCCTGCGCGCCGACGTGGACTTCATGCTGTGGCGCATCTCCTTCGACCCGGCCGAGTTCCAGCAGGCGCAGGCGCGGCTCAACCGCACCCGGCTGATGGGCTACCTGACCCAGCCGTACAGCTACCTCTCGATGCAGAAGCGAAGCCAGTACGTCAACCGCATCGAGGGCAGCGGGCACGGGCTGGAGGTGCTGCCGGGCCAGGGCAAGTACCTGTTCATCTACCCCTTTATCAAGACCCGGCCGTGGTACCGGCTGACGCCGCACTCGCGCCAGGGCATGATGGACGAGCACATCAACGCCTCGGCCCCGTTCAAGGGCGTGCGCATCAACACCAGCTACAGCTACGGCATCGACGACCAGGAGTTCGTGGTGAGCTTCGACAGCGACTACCCGCAGGAGTTCGTGGACCTGGTGCACCGCCTGCGCTACACCGAGGCCAGCAGCTACACCCTGCGCGACGTGCCGATGTTCACCTGCCGCAAGCGCAGCCTGCTGGACCTGCTCAACGACCTGGGCTGAAGGCGGCCCACAGGCAAGGGCACGTGGATCAGGGGTCCACGTGCCCTTGCCGTTTCCCTTTACTGCCGGTAGACCAGCGTGCCCTTGGCCACCAGCTGCAGCTGCACCGGTCGCTCGTCGCCGCCGCGGCTCACCGTCAGCTGCACCGTGTCGCCGATGTGCCGCCGCCGGATCTCGAACATCACGTCGTCGGCGCTGCGGGTCCGGACGCCATCCACGGCCACCACCACGTCGCCGTGACGCTTGAGCGTGCCGTCCTGGGCCGTCTGGGCCGCCTGCAGGCCTGCGCGCGCCGCCGGGCCGCCCGGCACCACCGAGGCCACCACCCCGCCGGACACGGCGCCTGCGCCCTGGGCGTCCGGCTGGAAGTACAGCCCGATGGCCGGCACGTCCCGCTTCACCCCGGCGCGCAGCTCAGTGATCAGCTGCTCGCCGGCGCTGACCGGCACCGCGTAACTGGTGATGGTGCGGTTCTGGTCATCGACCCGGATGTAGCTCACCACCCCGATGGCCTGTCCCTGCTCATTGATGATCGGGCCGCCGCTGTCACCGGGGGCCAGCGGGGCATTCATCTCCAGCGTGCGCTGAGGAAAGTCCACCCGGCCCGCCTGCGCGCCCAGCCGCAGCAGCCGGCCCCGGCGCGGCTGCAGAAAGTCGCCGCCGCTGTTGCCTACCGCCAGCACGCTCTCGCCCACCTGCGGGCTGCCGGGCGCCAGATTCAGGTACGGGACGGTGCCGCGCGTGCCGATCTGCAGCAGCGCCACATCGGCGGCGTTGTCGAAGCCCACCACCCGCGCCGAGAAGGTCTGGTTGCTCACGGTCCGCACCAGAATGGTCTTGGCGCCGTCCACCACGTGGTAGGCGGTCAGCAGCAGGCCCCCGCTGCTGATGAAGAAGCCGCTGCCCAGCCCGCCGCTGCCGTCGGCACTCAGCTGCTCGATGCGCACGCTGGCAGGCCGCACCCGGTTGAACAGGCTGCGGGCATCCTGCGGCAGCGGGTCGGTCAGGCTGGGGGCCGGCTGCACCCCGAAGGGAAACTGGACCGGCGAGTGGGCGTCACGCGGAGACAGGTAAGCGGCCAGCGCCACCAGCAGCAGGATGACCGGCCAGGGAGAACGCCTCATGCTGCCCACTGTAGCCCGCCCGGGTGGGCCGCGCCGTGCCAGATGGCACGATAGCGGGCGCTCCAGGTGGGCCCACGCGCTAGCCTGAGCGGCGATGACCGTGCAGAGCGCCTGCTGGCTGATGAAGACCGAGCCCGACGTGTTCGGCTACCCGGACCTGGAGCGGGTGGGCCGTGAACCCTGGAACGGCGTGCGCAACTACCAGGCGCGCAACTTCCTGCGCCAGATGCAGCCGGGCGACCGGGTGCTGATCTACCACAGCAATGCCCGGCCCACCGGCATCGCGGGGGTGGCGCAGGTGGTGAGCGCCGCCTACCCCGACGACCTGCAGTTCCGGCCGGAGAGTCCTTACCACGATCCCACCTCCCCGCCGGACGCGCCGCGCTGGAGCATGGTGGATGTGGCGCCGTTGCGGGCCTTCCCACGCCTGCTGTCGCTGGAGCAGCTGCGCGAGCTGCCCGAGTGGCAGGACTCGCCGCTGCTGCGGCGCGGCACCCGCCTGAGCGTGCTGCCGGTAACCGCGCCGGAGTACCGGGCGGCGCTCCGGGCGGTGGGGCTCGATGATCTCGCTTGAGCCGCTGCACCTCCGGCACCTGCCACTGCTGCACCGCTGGCTGCAACAGCCGCATGTCCAAGCCTTCTGGGACGACGGTGACCGCACCCTGGAGCTGGTGGAGCAGCACTACTTCGGGCCGGACCGGGCGCAGGAGGCCTTCATCCTGAGTGAACGGGAGCAGCCGTTCGGCTACCTGCAGCTGGACCCGGTGGGACCGGACGACCCGCTGGCCGCCTGGCGAGCCGATCAGGGCGAGACCTGGGCGCTGGACCTGCTGATCGGTGAGGCCGACCGGACCGGACAGGGGCTCGCGGCCCGGTCCATCGGCACGCTGCTGGGCAGCTGGCCGCAGCGGCACCCGCACTGCCGCCGCCTGCTGACCGACTCGGACGTGCGCAACGGGCGGGCACTCCGGGCCTGGCAGAAGGCCGGCTTCCGGCCGCTGGGTCCGGCCACCCTGGATGGCTATGAAGCCCTGATGATGGCCTATGACCTGAAACAGTGGCTGTAAGACCGCTGTGAGGTGCAGTGGCCCACACTACGCTCATGGAACTGCTGCTGACGCTCTCGGCCACCGTGCTCGCCTTCGTCCTCGCCGTACGGGCACAGCAGACGCGTTCCCAGGTCGCGTTGTTGCGTGTTCATGTGCGATCCACCTCCTCCCGCCGCTGAAGCGTCATCTTTCTCCCTGCATTCCGTCCTGCATCGTCCTGAGTGAGCCGCCTCCCGCCGCCTGTCTCCTTCTGATGTCCTCTCCTGACCGACCCCGCCTGCTGCCCCCCCGGTCAGCGGGCGGTGTACTTTAGAATGGCCGGCATGACTGCTGCCCTCACGCACCCGGATGTGCGCTTTCCCCTCGACGACGCCACCGGTTCGGTGGCCCTGATCCAGCACGTCGGGGACGACAAGATGATCGTGAACGCCGCCCGGGTCAGCTTCGGCGGCGACAGCGCCCTGCCGATGACCGCCCGCGACAGCAAGCTGATCCGGTACCTGCTGCAGCACCACCACGGCTCGCCGTTCGAACACAACCTGATCACCTTCAAGGTGGTGTGCCCGATTTTCGTGGACCGCCAGATGGTCCGGCACCGGGTGGGCGTCAGCAAGAATGAGATCTCGGGCCGCTACGTGGAGATGCAGGAGCGGATGTATCAGCCGGGCACGTTCCGTCGGCAGGCGCCCAGCAACCGGCAGGCCAGCGTGGAGGACGACGGCACCCTGGATCAGGCGGCAGCCGCCCGCACCTGGGAGGCCGCCTGGCAGGCCAGCTATGCGGCGTACCAGCAGCTGCTCGCGCTGGGCGTGACCCGCGAGCAGGCCC encodes:
- a CDS encoding ABC transporter permease, producing MDFFAQLLTTAFLATFIRSTVPLLLTALGGLYSERSGVVNIALEGLIIFGALSGAVVTQQLDPYLGAASPWVGWLAGAVVAGFIAWIHALLSIKYRADQIISGTAINLLATGVPPVVLTALYNNSTDSPAVEHSLPIWGAGDFRFSPPAYLAFLAVAISWYVLYRTPYGLRLRATGEHPGAAASMGVNVRRIRYSAVILSGVLAGSAGVFLSIGNLTSYVRNISAGLGFIALAALIFGQWRPLGVLGATLLFGLLQALSIQLDGSNLLPSSLVQALPYLITILALIFTGRGAAPRAVGKPYDG
- a CDS encoding RodZ domain-containing protein, with amino-acid sequence MSFGNELKTAREAQGLSLQDVAQRTRIRTDYLRALEAQDLPVLPERTLTRSYLQQYARALGLDPAPLAQEYDRLVPQSRELTQATLGPASQATRARTGRVSVPPRRPPRPGLPVGLLGSVVAVALVLGVAGYFGYTAYQAQHGATANAPTTEVALPSTRQVNLTVSSTPTGARVYVDNRYLGLTPIQGWPLDARDRAELRVEYGGRQTYKETLKLQSDRTLSVKLAPAGQVSSASTPTPSTPRVSATAARTPARTPSTPVAATPSAPAPPAAGRVRLSFRGASWTLVTDRSGRVLYRGTPSPGTSREFPSGVTIRTGNAGQVTVLVSGRAAQPFGGAGQVVTRRF
- a CDS encoding AI-2E family transporter, whose translation is MSPSRRDTAFQYVWRSPWVRTLVFLLAIYLVYRLVGQVTHVIVLGLIAYVIAYLAHPLLRLLEQRRIQRGVGVALVVLLILGLVALASTLLVTVVSQFYTLIQQLPELTTKFLGWFQNLAERFTFLSPTSEQLQKLTQNGATTIQKYLLPYIGRYQGQLVGGVFSVASFVAEMFAVLILSIYMMLDYEKIGLTLLRIFPRTWQPFVLDLSANVGTAVGGYLKGQLLIAAFVGIFVWIGLTIGGIPSAAAIGFLAGLFNIVPYLGVVIAITPALLLAVPAGGLIKIAIVVVVFVLANQIEGHFLSPIVLGRTTNLHPVTVVLAILTGLTMMGITGALLAVPLAALGKLLLQEYYYPSRVYRDGP
- a CDS encoding VOC family protein, yielding MLKHVSFVTPDAGRIARFYAALGASVTKDLVTSEGWRRLVLSFEGGGRLQFFEVQAAQEPPIILDHPNHPAPASPVGAPHSWMEHVAVVVPDLTALAERLRQDGVPFSRELGLSPTGKPMAFVLDPDGRQVELLEAEG
- a CDS encoding aldo/keto reductase is translated as MEYRKLQGTDLTVSAVGFGVWTVGTTWWGVKDEQLGKRLLRQAFERGVTLFDNADTYASGRAEELQREALHDVRDQIVVATKFGYDIVNHPERPGQQERPHDWSPQYMRRALEASLRRLGTDRIDYYQLHNPRLDAIEQGSALADDLFAELEQAKAEGLIRAYGTALGPALNERQIEEGVASLRRGAPTQIIYNLLEQVLGEPVLAEAERLQVGVLARVPHASGLLEGYMTADTTFEPGDHRNWRLTTNERRKAWMEDGLKKVEQLQPFLEGRSIGQLALQFALHSPLMASLIPNIYDEQGLISYTSLDDARPLSDDEYGQIQALYAQNFGLNTSLIGEVVR
- a CDS encoding chlorite dismutase family protein; translated protein: MMVDQDPSGQVTGREADRAQRQFLQYAFYKLDPSFRRLSTPDREELKAEFLQAAEGWEQDAPAQAGLIQRSYSLVGLRADVDFMLWRISFDPAEFQQAQARLNRTRLMGYLTQPYSYLSMQKRSQYVNRIEGSGHGLEVLPGQGKYLFIYPFIKTRPWYRLTPHSRQGMMDEHINASAPFKGVRINTSYSYGIDDQEFVVSFDSDYPQEFVDLVHRLRYTEASSYTLRDVPMFTCRKRSLLDLLNDLG
- a CDS encoding S1C family serine protease, which translates into the protein MRRSPWPVILLLVALAAYLSPRDAHSPVQFPFGVQPAPSLTDPLPQDARSLFNRVRPASVRIEQLSADGSGGLGSGFFISSGGLLLTAYHVVDGAKTILVRTVSNQTFSARVVGFDNAADVALLQIGTRGTVPYLNLAPGSPQVGESVLAVGNSGGDFLQPRRGRLLRLGAQAGRVDFPQRTLEMNAPLAPGDSGGPIINEQGQAIGVVSYIRVDDQNRTITSYAVPVSAGEQLITELRAGVKRDVPAIGLYFQPDAQGAGAVSGGVVASVVPGGPAARAGLQAAQTAQDGTLKRHGDVVVAVDGVRTRSADDVMFEIRRRHIGDTVQLTVSRGGDERPVQLQLVAKGTLVYRQ
- a CDS encoding EVE domain-containing protein — protein: MTVQSACWLMKTEPDVFGYPDLERVGREPWNGVRNYQARNFLRQMQPGDRVLIYHSNARPTGIAGVAQVVSAAYPDDLQFRPESPYHDPTSPPDAPRWSMVDVAPLRAFPRLLSLEQLRELPEWQDSPLLRRGTRLSVLPVTAPEYRAALRAVGLDDLA
- a CDS encoding GNAT family N-acetyltransferase, with translation MISLEPLHLRHLPLLHRWLQQPHVQAFWDDGDRTLELVEQHYFGPDRAQEAFILSEREQPFGYLQLDPVGPDDPLAAWRADQGETWALDLLIGEADRTGQGLAARSIGTLLGSWPQRHPHCRRLLTDSDVRNGRALRAWQKAGFRPLGPATLDGYEALMMAYDLKQWL
- the thyX gene encoding FAD-dependent thymidylate synthase; the encoded protein is MTAALTHPDVRFPLDDATGSVALIQHVGDDKMIVNAARVSFGGDSALPMTARDSKLIRYLLQHHHGSPFEHNLITFKVVCPIFVDRQMVRHRVGVSKNEISGRYVEMQERMYQPGTFRRQAPSNRQASVEDDGTLDQAAAARTWEAAWQASYAAYQQLLALGVTREQARGVLPQAMYTESYYTFNVRSLLHFLELRDHEGAQYETRLYARAMGELAEPLFPVTFAAWRELHTVG